A region from the Nonlabens sp. YIK11 genome encodes:
- the nadE gene encoding NAD(+) synthase gives MQTEKVATAIAKWLKDYALNAGVKGYVVGVSGGIDSAVTSTLCAMTGLDVLCVDMPIHQHADHVTRAHEHIAQLKERFVNVRDERSDLTPVFDTFVKAMPDGGPDAVRALTEGNTRARLRMTTLYFHAGMNSLLVAGTGNKVEDFGVGFYTKYGDGGVDISPIADLMKSEVYKLGAHLKVPESIMKAAPSDGLYGAERTDEDQIGASYDELEWAMNQLAEGKSIDSFTGREKEILDIYFSYNTRNQHKMKPIPVWEFTHNLR, from the coding sequence ATGCAAACAGAAAAAGTAGCGACGGCGATCGCAAAATGGCTTAAGGATTATGCACTCAACGCTGGTGTTAAAGGTTATGTTGTGGGCGTAAGTGGTGGTATTGACAGCGCAGTAACTTCTACACTATGCGCCATGACTGGACTTGACGTGCTTTGTGTGGACATGCCCATACACCAGCATGCAGACCATGTGACGCGTGCCCACGAACATATCGCGCAACTCAAGGAGCGTTTTGTAAATGTAAGAGATGAGCGTAGTGATCTCACGCCTGTGTTTGACACTTTTGTAAAGGCCATGCCTGATGGTGGGCCAGATGCCGTACGAGCACTAACTGAAGGTAATACCAGAGCGAGGTTGCGCATGACGACACTCTATTTTCATGCAGGCATGAACAGCTTACTGGTTGCTGGTACGGGAAATAAGGTTGAAGATTTTGGCGTTGGGTTTTACACTAAATATGGTGATGGCGGCGTGGACATCAGTCCTATTGCAGATCTAATGAAAAGCGAGGTATATAAACTGGGAGCACACTTAAAAGTGCCAGAGAGCATTATGAAGGCTGCGCCTAGCGATGGACTTTATGGTGCAGAGCGTACGGATGAAGATCAAATAGGCGCTTCCTACGATGAATTGGAATGGGCCATGAACCAACTAGCTGAAGGCAAGTCAATTGACTCCTTTACAGGTAGAGAGAAAGAAATACTTGATATCTACTTTTCTTACAACACAAGAAACCAACATAAAATGAAGCCAATTCCTGTTTGGGAATTTACTCACAATTTAAGATAA
- a CDS encoding type IX secretion system membrane protein PorP/SprF, with product MMKFLVSIFLLLIGYSAFGQQDAQYTQYMYNTIAINPAYAGNRGMLSAIALHRSQWVGLDGAPETQSISLHSPVGLGRLGLGLSIVNDKLGPSSETYFNGDISYTIQTSVEGRLSFGLKLGAHVLDVDFNKLNLPPGTVDPAFENNIDNRLTPNIGTGIYYHTDKFYAGLSAPNLLRNEHFEASNNTNNNSSFVAAERIHYYLTGGYVFDINPTLKFKPSTMIKAVAGAPLQVDLTANFLISEKLTLGAAYRLDAAVSGLIGYQVSDQVSLGFAYDRETTELGNTQFDDGSFEVFVRFELFNSYNRMLTPRFF from the coding sequence ATGATGAAATTTTTAGTTAGCATATTTCTTCTTTTAATAGGTTATAGCGCCTTTGGACAGCAAGATGCTCAATACACTCAATATATGTACAACACCATCGCGATTAACCCAGCTTATGCTGGGAATCGCGGTATGTTGAGTGCGATTGCATTACACCGCAGTCAGTGGGTTGGACTTGATGGAGCACCAGAAACCCAAAGCATAAGTCTACACAGTCCAGTAGGTCTTGGGCGATTGGGACTAGGTCTCTCAATTGTTAATGACAAGTTGGGTCCATCTAGTGAAACCTATTTCAATGGTGACATTAGTTATACCATACAGACCAGTGTGGAAGGGCGATTGAGTTTTGGTTTAAAATTGGGTGCTCATGTGCTCGACGTCGATTTCAATAAGTTGAATTTACCTCCTGGAACCGTTGATCCTGCTTTTGAAAACAATATTGACAATCGTTTGACACCTAACATTGGTACAGGTATCTATTATCATACAGATAAATTTTATGCCGGTTTGAGTGCGCCTAACTTATTGCGTAACGAGCATTTTGAAGCTTCAAACAATACCAATAACAATTCATCATTTGTAGCAGCAGAGCGTATTCACTATTACTTGACCGGTGGTTATGTATTTGATATCAACCCTACTTTGAAATTCAAACCTAGTACCATGATAAAAGCTGTTGCTGGTGCACCTTTACAAGTCGATCTTACGGCTAATTTCTTGATCAGTGAGAAGTTGACCTTAGGCGCTGCGTATAGATTGGACGCTGCAGTTAGTGGTTTGATAGGATATCAGGTAAGTGATCAGGTAAGCCTTGGTTTTGCCTATGACCGTGAGACTACAGAGCTTGGTAACACACAATTTGACGATGGTAGTTTTGAGGTGTTTGTTCGATTTGAACTCTTTAACTCCTACAATCGCATGTTGACGCCTAGATTCTTCTAA
- a CDS encoding mechanosensitive ion channel family protein → MMTFLQEAAAQTQEAAKKTTEIKDSGELIWDQLAGWYNSFIAHLPNIGIAIIVLIIAYFVSKYVDRGIQKVLQSKVSQASVRRLAGKAVAIIVVLGGIFIAMSVLQLNDAVQGIIAGAGISGLVIGLALQGSMSNVISGIILSFRKQVRVGDWIETTDFAGEVMEIQLDKFIIKQSDNNLVIIPNKTIIDNPLKNFSLTPRMRVVVGCGVGYKMDLEFCKQLAIDAVSEKFPQKDGEEVEFFYQEFGDSSINFIIRFWVDAVKNKQNLQAQSDAILAIKKVYDANDINIPFPIRTLEFNNKLQMDGTAPSSAE, encoded by the coding sequence ATGATGACATTTTTACAAGAAGCGGCAGCGCAAACGCAGGAAGCCGCAAAAAAAACCACTGAAATTAAAGATAGCGGCGAGTTGATCTGGGATCAACTGGCTGGATGGTACAACTCATTTATTGCACACTTACCTAATATAGGTATCGCAATCATTGTATTGATCATTGCCTATTTTGTCTCCAAGTATGTAGATCGAGGTATTCAAAAAGTGCTGCAAAGCAAGGTGTCGCAAGCGAGTGTTCGAAGACTTGCTGGTAAAGCGGTAGCTATAATTGTAGTTCTGGGCGGCATATTCATCGCCATGAGTGTTCTACAGCTCAATGATGCGGTTCAAGGTATCATTGCAGGTGCTGGTATCTCTGGACTGGTAATAGGTCTTGCACTACAAGGCTCGATGTCTAACGTTATTAGCGGTATCATCCTGTCATTCCGTAAGCAAGTGCGTGTGGGCGACTGGATAGAAACGACAGACTTTGCTGGTGAGGTCATGGAGATCCAATTGGATAAATTCATCATTAAGCAGTCCGATAACAACTTAGTAATCATTCCCAACAAAACGATCATTGACAACCCGTTAAAGAACTTTTCTTTGACACCACGCATGCGTGTGGTTGTGGGATGTGGCGTAGGCTATAAAATGGACCTAGAATTTTGTAAACAACTGGCCATTGATGCCGTTAGCGAGAAATTCCCGCAGAAAGATGGTGAAGAAGTGGAGTTTTTCTATCAGGAATTTGGCGATAGCAGTATCAACTTTATCATTCGATTCTGGGTGGATGCCGTCAAGAATAAGCAAAATTTACAAGCGCAAAGTGATGCGATCCTGGCGATCAAGAAAGTATATGATGCTAACGATATCAACATACCGTTCCCTATCCGTACACTAGAATTCAACAATAAATTACAGATGGACGGTACCGCGCCTTCAAGTGCGGAATAG
- a CDS encoding response regulator — protein MKILIADHHPVFRRGLKCMLKGDKTFEFKGKVEDGKFLISEIQKQEPDVLILEIDLPNSNGVGSLRQIRTHFPDLKVLVVSCHPEEIYAVSSLKAGAQGFISKTRTVKEVKHALLTIVKGERFISENIKNKKSSDSEKQEILKFKTLSTREIEVLNLLSRGKRNKEIAQDLSINEKTVSTYKTRLLKKLNVDNIADLIHQSRLLQITTK, from the coding sequence ATGAAAATACTTATAGCTGATCATCATCCCGTATTTCGTCGTGGACTGAAATGTATGTTGAAAGGCGACAAGACATTTGAATTTAAAGGAAAAGTTGAGGATGGTAAATTTTTGATTTCTGAAATACAAAAACAGGAGCCAGACGTCCTGATTCTAGAAATTGATTTACCCAACTCTAATGGAGTAGGTTCTCTAAGACAAATTAGAACTCATTTCCCAGATCTTAAAGTACTAGTAGTAAGTTGCCATCCTGAAGAGATTTATGCCGTTTCTTCATTGAAAGCAGGAGCTCAAGGTTTCATTTCTAAAACCCGTACGGTCAAAGAAGTAAAGCACGCATTACTGACTATTGTTAAAGGTGAAAGATTCATTTCTGAAAACATCAAAAACAAAAAGAGTTCTGATTCTGAAAAACAAGAAATCCTTAAATTCAAAACGCTTTCTACTAGAGAGATAGAAGTACTCAATCTACTGTCTAGAGGTAAACGTAACAAGGAAATCGCCCAAGATCTTTCCATCAACGAGAAAACGGTAAGCACCTATAAAACTCGCCTGTTGAAAAAATTGAATGTGGATAATATTGCAGATTTGATCCACCAATCCAGATTACTACAAATCACTACCAAGTAA
- a CDS encoding RNA polymerase sigma factor: protein MKVIQLYTNEKKLIEKAAQGDRKAQRRLYDKHAGKMLSVCRQYISPIETAEEIMLNGFFKVFTKLETFNHEGSFEGWVRRIMIRECLNFLRKKDPFKWSSEIDEGKFEDEPEEEAEDVPLDQIQQCIDQLPDGYKSVFVMYVIDGLKHHEIATMLGISENTSKSQFRKARLLLQEEINEIKKKRYEA from the coding sequence GTGAAGGTGATTCAACTTTATACCAACGAGAAAAAGCTGATTGAGAAAGCTGCGCAAGGTGACCGTAAGGCGCAACGCAGGCTCTATGACAAGCATGCCGGTAAAATGTTGAGCGTTTGTCGCCAGTACATTTCACCTATCGAGACCGCAGAAGAAATCATGCTTAACGGTTTTTTCAAGGTGTTTACAAAACTGGAGACCTTTAATCACGAGGGAAGTTTTGAAGGTTGGGTGCGACGCATCATGATTAGGGAATGTTTGAATTTCCTGCGTAAAAAGGATCCATTCAAATGGAGCAGTGAGATTGATGAAGGAAAGTTTGAAGACGAACCCGAAGAGGAAGCTGAGGATGTGCCGCTGGATCAAATACAGCAATGCATTGACCAGTTGCCAGACGGTTACAAAAGTGTTTTTGTAATGTATGTGATTGATGGCCTCAAACATCATGAAATTGCCACAATGTTGGGCATTAGTGAGAATACCAGCAAATCACAATTTAGAAAGGCACGATTGCTATTGCAGGAAGAAATTAACGAGATTAAAAAGAAGCGCTATGAAGCTTAA
- a CDS encoding flagellar motor protein MotB: MNNKLTKAVGALTMAAVLASCVSKKKYNELETDYNNTRSELLKTRVEKEDLEAKFAAIETRVDRYNEKIASLQSDKEGMLVTSNNGEFAVSEKNKQAMRRTLKNVPQEQLATATNLKDSLNLAISYKMSQRLQGENAGKQVDMKIENTVVMIQIADDLLFGDSSYRVGSKADGILSKIAAVVNSEPSLEVLVEGHTDSRTVKEGSYIKDNWDLSTERAAAIARRLNSKFSVPQEQLIVAGRASYDPIVANDSRENMAKNRRTQIVIMPNLDKFFAMLDSDLAVLDESEK, translated from the coding sequence ATGAATAACAAGTTAACCAAGGCTGTTGGTGCCCTAACCATGGCAGCCGTTCTAGCAAGTTGTGTATCAAAGAAAAAATACAACGAACTGGAAACCGATTACAACAACACCAGATCTGAACTATTGAAGACGAGAGTCGAGAAGGAAGATCTAGAAGCCAAATTTGCTGCGATTGAAACGCGAGTTGATCGCTACAACGAGAAGATTGCGTCCCTGCAGTCTGACAAGGAAGGCATGCTGGTCACCTCAAACAATGGCGAGTTTGCCGTTTCTGAAAAGAACAAGCAAGCCATGAGACGTACGCTTAAAAATGTACCTCAAGAACAACTGGCAACAGCGACCAATCTTAAGGACAGTCTCAACCTGGCCATAAGCTACAAGATGTCACAACGTTTGCAAGGCGAGAATGCTGGTAAGCAGGTGGATATGAAAATTGAGAATACTGTGGTGATGATTCAAATTGCCGACGATTTGCTATTCGGCGACAGTAGTTATCGCGTGGGAAGCAAAGCAGACGGTATTCTATCAAAGATTGCTGCAGTGGTAAATTCTGAGCCATCACTTGAAGTTCTCGTAGAAGGTCATACCGACAGTCGCACGGTGAAAGAAGGCAGCTACATTAAAGACAACTGGGATTTGAGTACAGAACGTGCTGCTGCCATTGCTCGCAGATTGAATTCCAAATTTAGCGTACCACAAGAGCAGCTAATCGTTGCAGGTAGAGCTAGCTATGATCCAATAGTGGCCAATGATTCCAGAGAAAACATGGCAAAAAATAGACGTACGCAGATCGTGATCATGCCTAATCTAGATAAATTCTTTGCGATGCTGGATAGTGATCTAGCCGTTTTGGACGAATCTGAGAAGTAA
- the era gene encoding GTPase Era — translation MEHKAGFVNIVGNPNVGKSTLMNALVGERLSIITSKAQTTRHRILGIVNGDDFQIVLSDTPGIMKPAYKLQESMMEFVKNAFEDADCILYMVELGEKELKNEDFEKRLTFAEVPIIVLINKIDKGDETQLAEAMKHWKERLPNAEIFAISALENFGVPQLLDRIIEMLPESPAYYPKDALTDKPERFFVNESIREKILIHYKKEIPYSVEIDTEEFFEDETIIRIRSVIMVERETQKGIIIGHKGTAIKRVGVEARKDLEKFFGKQVHLELYVKVNKNWRSDEKQLKRFGYKGENK, via the coding sequence ATGGAACACAAGGCAGGATTTGTAAATATCGTTGGGAATCCCAATGTAGGGAAAAGCACATTGATGAATGCGCTGGTAGGCGAGCGCCTATCCATCATCACTAGTAAGGCACAAACGACCAGACACAGGATTTTGGGTATCGTCAATGGTGACGATTTCCAAATTGTTTTAAGTGACACACCTGGTATCATGAAGCCAGCCTACAAACTGCAGGAAAGCATGATGGAGTTTGTAAAGAACGCCTTTGAAGATGCCGATTGTATCCTATATATGGTGGAGCTGGGCGAAAAGGAATTGAAGAACGAGGACTTTGAAAAGCGACTCACCTTTGCAGAGGTTCCTATCATTGTGTTGATCAATAAGATTGACAAAGGTGACGAGACCCAACTCGCCGAAGCCATGAAACACTGGAAAGAACGACTTCCCAATGCAGAGATCTTTGCGATAAGTGCCTTGGAAAACTTTGGAGTACCGCAATTGCTGGATAGGATCATAGAGATGCTACCAGAATCACCAGCATATTATCCTAAGGATGCCTTGACTGACAAGCCAGAACGATTTTTTGTCAACGAGAGCATACGCGAGAAAATCCTTATACATTACAAAAAGGAAATTCCATATTCCGTAGAGATTGATACTGAAGAATTCTTTGAGGACGAGACCATCATACGCATACGGTCTGTCATCATGGTAGAGCGCGAGACCCAGAAGGGCATCATCATAGGCCATAAGGGAACCGCCATCAAGCGTGTAGGCGTTGAAGCCCGCAAGGATTTGGAAAAATTCTTTGGCAAGCAGGTACACTTGGAATTGTACGTCAAGGTCAACAAGAACTGGCGTAGTGACGAGAAGCAGTTAAAACGCTTTGGTTATAAAGGCGAGAATAAATAA
- a CDS encoding OmpA family protein has translation MTNNVRRYGIAMLLVFVFAFAKAQTNPNKTSPKAEREYDKYAFIDSREIFEKMANKGFKSVEIFSKLGDTYYFNNDYQNALKWYNQLFKLDNETIPSEYYFRYAQALKSDRQYAKADRLLKTFAVKGEKDSRLQSLENAPNYLTIVDFQKGRFEVEPVSINTNYQDFGTAYYGPAQVVFASARDTGVFYKRRHSWNEKPFLDLYVADRDQQGNMSNVEKFDSRINSIFHESTPTFSKDLNTVYFTRNNYEDGTLGKDDERVSRLQIFKSERKDGKWSEPQAVEFAEGGFSTSHPALTPDGKTLYFSSDMPGTMGTESTFKETDIWRVTIEDDGSYSDLENVSIVNTEGRESYPYISRSGNLYFASNGLQGLGGLDIFVSTINKDGSLSNPVNIGEPANSPDDDFAFIVDESVNTGYFSSNRVSQGENDDIYRFVQIEDLRETCEQIITGTVTNAITKEALEDAMISVVDINNNIVVTRRSDRNGKYALKLECDKTFFIRAEKREFNTAEELVNTPTTTGVIEVDLALDPESYKGRVGDDLAKLLNLNPIYFDFDMSFIREDAELELQKVLSVLEDNPTMTIDIRSHTDSRGTKSYNERLSDRRAASTRNYLISKGIDEARLTSKGYGESQLVNKCSDGVECTEEQHQDNRRSEFIIISM, from the coding sequence ATGACAAACAACGTGAGAAGATATGGTATTGCAATGTTGCTGGTATTTGTGTTCGCTTTCGCGAAAGCGCAAACAAACCCCAACAAAACATCACCAAAGGCAGAAAGAGAGTACGACAAATACGCCTTTATCGATTCAAGGGAAATCTTTGAAAAGATGGCCAATAAGGGATTCAAGAGTGTGGAGATCTTCTCAAAACTTGGAGACACGTATTACTTTAACAACGATTATCAAAATGCGTTGAAATGGTACAATCAACTCTTCAAGTTGGATAATGAGACCATTCCTTCAGAATATTATTTTAGATACGCCCAAGCGTTGAAAAGTGACCGCCAGTATGCTAAAGCAGACCGGTTGCTAAAAACTTTTGCGGTCAAAGGCGAAAAGGATAGCAGATTACAATCTTTGGAAAATGCACCCAATTATCTAACGATAGTTGATTTCCAAAAGGGAAGATTTGAGGTAGAACCCGTTTCCATAAATACAAATTATCAGGATTTTGGAACGGCGTATTACGGACCAGCGCAAGTGGTTTTTGCTAGCGCAAGAGATACCGGTGTTTTCTACAAGAGACGTCATTCCTGGAATGAGAAACCATTCCTGGATCTTTATGTGGCAGATCGTGATCAGCAAGGGAACATGAGTAATGTAGAGAAGTTTGATTCTAGGATCAATTCCATCTTTCATGAGAGTACACCTACATTTTCTAAGGATTTGAATACCGTTTATTTCACTCGTAACAATTATGAAGATGGCACATTAGGAAAGGATGACGAGCGAGTAAGCAGACTACAGATCTTTAAATCTGAAAGAAAGGACGGTAAATGGAGTGAGCCGCAAGCCGTCGAGTTTGCTGAAGGCGGATTCAGTACTTCACATCCAGCGCTTACGCCTGATGGGAAGACACTATACTTTTCAAGCGATATGCCTGGAACTATGGGAACTGAAAGTACCTTCAAGGAAACCGACATATGGAGAGTCACTATTGAAGACGACGGCTCTTACAGTGATCTAGAAAACGTAAGCATTGTTAATACAGAAGGCCGTGAAAGCTATCCCTATATCAGCCGTAGCGGCAATCTGTATTTTGCCAGTAATGGGCTGCAAGGTTTAGGTGGACTTGACATTTTTGTCTCTACCATCAATAAAGATGGATCGCTTAGTAATCCAGTCAATATAGGTGAGCCTGCAAATAGTCCAGATGATGACTTTGCTTTCATCGTTGATGAAAGTGTCAATACGGGTTACTTTAGTTCTAATAGGGTGAGCCAAGGCGAGAATGACGACATCTATAGATTTGTACAGATTGAAGACCTGAGAGAAACCTGTGAGCAAATCATTACAGGCACCGTGACCAATGCGATCACCAAAGAAGCTCTAGAGGACGCCATGATTTCTGTGGTGGATATCAACAACAACATTGTCGTTACCAGACGGTCAGATAGAAATGGGAAGTACGCTTTAAAACTAGAATGTGATAAGACTTTCTTCATTAGAGCAGAAAAGCGAGAATTCAATACTGCAGAGGAACTTGTTAATACACCTACAACTACTGGTGTTATTGAAGTTGACCTGGCACTTGATCCAGAATCCTATAAAGGTAGAGTTGGAGATGATTTAGCTAAGCTTCTCAATTTGAACCCGATCTACTTTGATTTTGATATGTCCTTTATACGTGAGGATGCTGAATTAGAACTGCAAAAAGTACTGTCGGTTCTGGAAGATAATCCAACGATGACCATTGATATTCGTTCGCACACAGATAGTAGAGGAACCAAATCCTATAACGAGAGGTTATCAGATAGACGTGCAGCAAGTACGAGAAACTATCTAATTTCTAAAGGAATTGACGAGGCTAGATTGACTTCAAAAGGTTATGGTGAAAGTCAATTAGTCAACAAATGTTCTGATGGTGTGGAATGTACTGAAGAACAACATCAGGATAATAGAAGATCTGAGTTTATCATAATATCCATGTAA
- the dnaG gene encoding DNA primase, producing the protein MIARTTVDAVFDAARVEEVIGDFVQLKKSGSNFKGLSPFSDERTPSFMVSPVKQIWKDFSSGKGGNAVTFIMEHEHFTFPEAIKYLANKYGIEIEETEQTDEQKQMQDEKESMFLVSKFAAEWFAGQLKTDEGRAIGYSYFKERGFTDETINYFQLGYSPEQWSAFTDAAIKAGYKVDFLEKTGLTIVKDDKQFDRFKGRVMFPIRSMSGRVLGFGGRILDSSKKAAKYLNSPQSEIYDKSKVLYGIYEAKQAMAKEGLCYLVEGYTDVIQLYQAGIQNVVSSSGTALTTEQIRLISRLTKNITVLYDGDAAGLRAAIRGIDLILEAGMNVRVCTFPEGEDPDSFAKSHTESEIRTFLKDNAVDFIRFKSGLLKDEAAGDPIKKAGMIREIVQSISKIPDEISREIYVQESAAILDIGEDVLFSTLAQMRNAEISEVRKKNRREQEAQTMQKVPNAPAAAVVDRREVLERNIIRILLLYGDRNEEFIEEYIQEPDGNEIEVIKKKESKPVYEKIFLDLQEDEVEFSNAYFKNLYPKLIDIFLMQGKIDVNTVMSELEDQEAQLIADLIMDEDRYQLSKWEEKQIFVKQKDDTVATYVTDTILNFRRLMIAEKVKALYSDLKPSTDEEDNLEALASVIDYNKLNQHLGKRLNRVI; encoded by the coding sequence ATGATCGCACGTACCACTGTTGATGCAGTTTTTGACGCCGCTCGAGTAGAAGAGGTGATAGGTGATTTTGTGCAATTGAAAAAATCAGGGTCTAATTTTAAAGGCCTGAGTCCATTCTCTGACGAGCGTACGCCTAGTTTTATGGTATCGCCAGTGAAGCAAATCTGGAAAGATTTTTCCAGTGGTAAAGGTGGCAATGCCGTCACTTTCATCATGGAGCATGAACATTTCACCTTTCCAGAAGCCATTAAATACCTCGCCAACAAATACGGTATTGAAATAGAGGAAACCGAGCAAACCGACGAGCAAAAACAGATGCAGGATGAAAAGGAGTCCATGTTTCTGGTCTCAAAGTTTGCGGCAGAATGGTTTGCAGGACAGCTCAAAACTGATGAAGGTCGCGCCATTGGTTATAGTTACTTCAAGGAACGCGGCTTTACGGACGAGACGATCAATTACTTTCAGTTAGGCTACTCTCCAGAACAATGGAGCGCCTTTACAGATGCCGCTATCAAGGCTGGCTACAAAGTTGACTTTCTTGAAAAAACTGGACTTACCATTGTTAAGGACGATAAGCAGTTTGATCGCTTTAAAGGGCGCGTGATGTTTCCCATAAGAAGCATGTCTGGAAGAGTTTTAGGTTTTGGCGGTAGGATTCTGGACAGTTCCAAAAAGGCAGCAAAGTATCTCAATTCACCACAAAGTGAGATCTATGACAAGTCCAAGGTGCTTTATGGCATCTATGAAGCAAAACAAGCCATGGCCAAAGAAGGTTTGTGTTACCTGGTAGAAGGTTACACAGATGTAATACAACTCTATCAAGCAGGCATACAGAACGTGGTCTCCAGTTCTGGAACAGCACTTACTACTGAGCAAATACGATTAATAAGCAGGCTTACCAAAAATATTACGGTACTCTATGACGGCGACGCTGCTGGATTGAGAGCCGCCATACGTGGTATCGATTTGATTCTTGAAGCAGGAATGAACGTGCGTGTCTGTACTTTTCCAGAAGGTGAAGATCCAGACAGCTTTGCAAAATCCCATACAGAATCAGAGATAAGAACCTTCTTGAAGGACAACGCTGTTGATTTTATCAGATTCAAATCTGGATTGTTGAAGGATGAGGCGGCTGGTGACCCTATCAAGAAGGCAGGAATGATACGCGAGATCGTCCAAAGTATTTCTAAGATTCCTGATGAGATCTCACGCGAAATCTACGTACAGGAAAGCGCCGCAATTCTGGATATAGGTGAAGATGTCTTGTTTTCCACATTGGCTCAAATGCGCAATGCAGAGATTAGTGAGGTAAGAAAAAAGAATCGTCGCGAGCAGGAAGCACAGACGATGCAAAAGGTCCCTAACGCACCAGCGGCTGCGGTGGTGGATCGACGTGAAGTGCTGGAGCGCAACATCATTAGAATCCTATTGCTTTACGGTGATCGTAATGAAGAGTTCATTGAGGAATATATCCAGGAGCCTGACGGTAATGAAATCGAGGTCATTAAGAAAAAGGAAAGTAAACCTGTTTATGAGAAGATATTCTTGGACCTTCAAGAAGATGAGGTAGAATTCTCAAATGCCTACTTCAAAAACCTATACCCTAAACTGATCGATATTTTCTTGATGCAAGGAAAAATTGATGTGAATACCGTGATGTCAGAATTAGAGGATCAAGAAGCCCAACTTATTGCAGATCTCATCATGGATGAAGACCGTTACCAATTGAGCAAATGGGAAGAGAAACAAATTTTTGTCAAGCAAAAGGATGATACTGTGGCTACCTATGTGACAGACACCATTCTTAACTTCCGTAGGTTGATGATTGCAGAAAAGGTAAAAGCACTCTATTCAGATTTAAAACCTTCTACAGATGAAGAAGATAATCTGGAAGCTCTAGCCTCTGTTATTGATTACAATAAATTGAACCAACACTTAGGAAAAAGGCTTAATCGAGTAATTTAA
- a CDS encoding fasciclin domain-containing protein → MKFTQVLSVAILAGTLTMVSCKDAEKEKMEAEKMEMEQRTADSLRMEEERMAEREAMAVEVGGAKMYADQTIVENASKADNLTTLVAAVQAAGLVETLNSDGPFTVFAPTNAAFDALPQGTVATLLKPENKEQLSGILTYHVVSGNVDAASLMNMIEQNGGTATLDTVNGGQLTASVVDGKVVITDAKGGKSTVIIADVKQSNGVVHAVDTVLMPA, encoded by the coding sequence ATGAAATTTACACAAGTATTAAGCGTAGCAATTCTAGCAGGAACACTAACCATGGTGTCTTGTAAAGATGCTGAAAAAGAAAAAATGGAAGCTGAAAAAATGGAAATGGAACAGCGCACTGCAGACTCTCTAAGAATGGAAGAAGAGAGAATGGCAGAACGTGAAGCTATGGCTGTTGAAGTAGGTGGTGCAAAAATGTACGCTGACCAAACTATCGTAGAAAATGCTTCTAAAGCAGATAATTTGACTACTCTAGTTGCAGCGGTACAAGCAGCAGGTCTAGTAGAAACTTTAAACAGTGATGGACCATTTACAGTATTTGCTCCAACCAATGCAGCTTTTGACGCATTACCACAAGGAACTGTAGCTACATTGCTAAAACCAGAAAACAAAGAACAATTATCAGGAATCTTAACTTACCACGTAGTAAGTGGAAACGTTGATGCTGCTAGTTTGATGAACATGATCGAACAAAATGGTGGTACTGCAACTTTAGATACCGTCAACGGTGGACAACTAACTGCAAGTGTTGTAGATGGTAAAGTTGTTATTACTGATGCAAAAGGTGGAAAATCTACTGTAATCATTGCTGATGTAAAACAATCTAACGGTGTTGTACACGCAGTTGATACTGTATTGATGCCTGCATAA